TCTGGCGAATGCCAATACGCCCCAAGACTATGAAGCGATACGCAGGGAAATGGCTGACGGGAACCGATCTGGGACTTTACTATTGGGGGAGAAAGCGTGAAGCGATTGCACCCCCAGCTGTTTCAAGTCGTTCTCAAAGCGCTTGTCTTTTGCTTTCTATTTGCAGGAACATCCCCTGCCTGGGGAGAAGATTTTTCAGTTGCTGCGGCCTCGGATCTGCAATTTGCCCTGCGAGAACTGATCCACGGTTTTGAAGCCCAAAGCGGCCACCATGTGCGCGTCAGTTTTGGTTCTTCGGGCCAATTTTGCAGCCAGATACAACAGGGGGCTCCCTATGCGCTTTTTCTCAGCGCCGACCAGCACTATGTCAATCTTTTGCTTGAAAAGGGGCTGACCCGTGATCACGGGGTTCTTTATGCCCAGGGCAGGATTGCGCTTTTTGCTCCCCAGGGCTCTGTCTTGAAAGTTGAAAAAGGGCTGGCAGGCCTACTTCCCCTCTTAGCGGCAGGTAAAATCCGACATTTTGCCATTGCCAATCCCCAGCATGCTCCCTATGGACGGGCTGCAAAACAGGCCTTGCTGGCAGCGGGGGTCTGGAATGCTCTGCAAGGGCATCTCTTAATGGCTGAGAATGCTTCACAGGCCGCTCAGTTCAGTTTGTCAGGCTCCAGTGAAGGGGGCCTGATTCCGCTCTCGCTGGTTTTGGCACCGGCCTTCAAAAACAAGGGGCGTTTTCTGTTGGTGCCTGAAAATTTACATGCCCCGCTGCTTCAGCGCATGGTCTTGCTGAAAAACGCATCCAGGGCAGCCCAAGACTTTTATCTATACCTGCAAACGGGGAGAGCCAGGCAGGTCTTGATGCGCTATGGCTTTGCCCTGCCAGATTCTTGAAATGTCTGAATTTACCTCCTTTGGACTGAGTCTGAAACTGGCTTTCTTGACGGCTTTGGGCCTCTTGCCGCTGGCGCTGTTTCTGGGAAGATTTCTGGCCTTCAGTCAAAAAAACTGGCGGGGTTTCTGCGAGGCTGGCCTGATGCTGCCCTTGGTCTTGCCCCCGACGGTGATGGGCTATTATTTGTTGCTGGGTTTGGGGCAGAATTCCTGGCTGGGTGGAATCTATGCTGCAATCTCTGGCAAGACATTGGTGTTTAGTTTTGAAGGAATTCTGCTGGCTTCCTGGTTGTTTAATCTGCCCTTTGCGGTTCAGCCCATTCAAAGAGCCTTTGCCGCGATTCCCCATGAGATTCGCGAAGCAGCAGCCTGTTGTGGGCTCTCAAATTGGCAGGCTTTCTGGCGGGTCGAATGGCCGCTGGCCTGGCCTGGGATTTTGTCATCGCTCTTGCTCTGTTTTGCACATACCCTGGGAGAATTTGGTGTGGTCTTGATGGTGGGGGGCAATATTCCCGGTGAAACCCAGACCCTTTCTCTGCTGATCTACGATAAGGTTCAGGCCTTGGATTTTCAAGGGGCCCGTGGGCTTTCTCTGGGCTTGCTGGTCTTTTCGTTTTTGAGTTTAGCGGCCATGAGCCGCCTGGAAAAACGAAAACCTGTTCAAAGGACTTTGTCCTGGGCTGCCCAGGGGGTTGAAGATGTCTGAAGGTTTATATTTTCAGGTGGAACAAACCCGCCCTGTGCCCCTGGATCTCAGTTTGCATCTGCCTGCTGGGCAGTTGATGATCCTGGCGGGGCCATCGGGAGCTGGTAAAACCTCTCTTTTGCGCCTCTTAATGGGCTTGGA
This DNA window, taken from bacterium (Candidatus Blackallbacteria) CG13_big_fil_rev_8_21_14_2_50_49_14, encodes the following:
- the modA gene encoding molybdate ABC transporter substrate-binding protein, whose translation is MFQVVLKALVFCFLFAGTSPAWGEDFSVAAASDLQFALRELIHGFEAQSGHHVRVSFGSSGQFCSQIQQGAPYALFLSADQHYVNLLLEKGLTRDHGVLYAQGRIALFAPQGSVLKVEKGLAGLLPLLAAGKIRHFAIANPQHAPYGRAAKQALLAAGVWNALQGHLLMAENASQAAQFSLSGSSEGGLIPLSLVLAPAFKNKGRFLLVPENLHAPLLQRMVLLKNASRAAQDFYLYLQTGRARQVLMRYGFALPDS
- the modB gene encoding molybdate ABC transporter permease subunit: MSEFTSFGLSLKLAFLTALGLLPLALFLGRFLAFSQKNWRGFCEAGLMLPLVLPPTVMGYYLLLGLGQNSWLGGIYAAISGKTLVFSFEGILLASWLFNLPFAVQPIQRAFAAIPHEIREAAACCGLSNWQAFWRVEWPLAWPGILSSLLLCFAHTLGEFGVVLMVGGNIPGETQTLSLLIYDKVQALDFQGARGLSLGLLVFSFLSLAAMSRLEKRKPVQRTLSWAAQGVEDV